From Sceloporus undulatus isolate JIND9_A2432 ecotype Alabama chromosome 6, SceUnd_v1.1, whole genome shotgun sequence, one genomic window encodes:
- the LYSMD4 gene encoding lysM and putative peptidoglycan-binding domain-containing protein 4 has protein sequence MRLNQEAIRSFQAPMTVRTFSNSQVYLFRSGQSDSDESSEEELDVMELRARGKELQQRNASREKVGDVVLLEREVRKDDNLNKLALQYGCKVADIKRINNFIREQDLYALKSIKIPVKVNGVLTETSEELLRPQSAGLLLPESKDSDNSFEEGKKIDQYFRGIDQKIEQAAQVPVLPSTDYCIETPNCSPPRQKETSSGADCGIQWWNAVFVMLLIGIVLPVFYIVYFKTQKLEVTSNAGSNMTGNNSLHGLAVGAPVHLQPEEYPPMAHTPKGTFIPEGG, from the exons ATGAGGCTAAACCAGGAGGCAATCAGGTCCTTCCAAGCTCCTATGACTGTCCGCACATTCTCCAACAGCCAGGTTTACTTGTTTAGAAGCGGACAGTCTGATTCGGATGAATCATCTGAAGAAGAACTTGATGTCATGGAATTACGAGCGAGAGGGAAGGAGCTACAGCAGAGGAACGCTTCCCGCGAGAAAGTTGGGGATGTGGTGTTATTGGAGCGAGAAGTCAGAAAAGATGACAATCTCAACAAGTTAGccctgcagtatggatgcaaa GTTGCAGATATCAAACGGATCAATAACTTTATCCGGGAGCAAGACCTGTATGCTCTGAAATCCATCAAAATTCCAGTGAAAGTCAATGGTGTACTAACAGAAACAAGTGAGGAATTGCTGCGCCCTCAGAGTGCTGGTCTGTTACTGCCTGAATCAAAAGACAGTGACAACAGCTTCGAAGAAGGCAAGAAAATTGATCAGTATTTCAGAGGCATTGACCAGAAAATTGAACAAGCTGCACAGGTGCCGGTCTTGCCAAGCACAGACTATTGCATCGAAACTCCAAACTGTTCACCTCCACGACAGAAAGAAACCAGCAGTGGGGCAGATTGTGGGATACAGTGGTGGAATGCAGTCTTTGTCATGCTCCTTATAGGAATTGTTTTGCCCGTGTTTTATATTGTGTACTTTAAAACGCAGAAGCTGGAAGTGACCAGCAACGCCGGTTCCAATATGACGGGTAATAACTCATTGCACGGATTAGCTGTGGGAGCACCGGTCCACCTCCAGCCGGAGGAATACCCACCCATGGCTCATACCCCCAAAGGAACTTTCATCCCAGAAGGGGGATGA